A window of Elgaria multicarinata webbii isolate HBS135686 ecotype San Diego chromosome 2, rElgMul1.1.pri, whole genome shotgun sequence contains these coding sequences:
- the AKAP5 gene encoding A-kinase anchor protein 5 has protein sequence MEGTAKGIQMESVQQFEAPNADKPITENESPAKKASVFCFKKRKKCREKVMEKDEDCESDSLTLKPMNQQPNTGCSKVEVSDLLWTSGGTWLAFKRFVTSRRRPKSALKKQTQFGSRVQLETNVEDVAVLRFPKEGAGSSIKVPCLRFSRSRKKSSHPEMTEELECSEKANETASILNNQRNSKPEMVDVEAPVSTEEPPGRAVEEKEGDSGAVRNVEDVVASSREDTFAAEMRPNPNRYTDCAAQSEIIHSEKVLETEDEKQIFQLHHGSLYGNAEGEEGKKFDFQVETGPFVPQDLAESQYGIFGTEDTKNAPATEAELEQFARDAGVVADRDGARDGNSVEVMLHFSPPTLEDEASSELVCSDEEVKGKENKFAMPGAGIVIMITEAEDYPDEGEPSFVCEPFSFPQAGKQKGKKKTSRGLDSGAGGCSKPCSNFPLSFGANGQEHRTPEQHEVLLIETAASLVKAAIQSSIEQLINEMALEQNQQNSFL, from the coding sequence ATGGAGGGTACAGCTAAAGGAATTCAAATGGAGAGCGTGCAACAATTCGAAGCTCCAAATGCAGACAAACCCATCACTGAAAATGAGAGTCCGGCTAAAAAGGCCTCCGTGTTCTGCTTTAAGAAAAGGAAGAAGTGTCGAGAAAAGGTAATGGAGAAAGATGAGGACTGTGAATCTGATTCACTTACCTTAAAGCCTATGAACCAGCAGCCCAACACTGGATGCAGCAAGGTAGAAGTTTCAGATCTGCTATGGACATCAGGAGGGACCTGGCTGGCATTCAAACGCTTTGTGACGTCGAGAAGACggcccaaatctgctctgaagaaGCAAACTCAGTTTGGGTCCCGTGTACAGCTGGAGACGAACGTGGAAGATGTTGCCGTGCTGCGTTTTCCTAAGGAAGGCGCCGGTTCCAGCATTAAAGTTCCTTGCCTGCGTTTCTCCAGAAGCAGGAAGAAATCCAGCCACCCTGAAATGACGGAGGAGCTAGAATGCAGTGAGAAAGCAAATGAGACAGCAAGCATTTTGAATAACCAGAGGAACAGTAAACCAGAGATGGTGGACGTGGAAGCCCCAGTGAGCACAGAAGAGCCCCCCGGCAGAGCCGTTGAAGAGAAAGAGGGTGACAGTGGAGCGGTAAGAAATGTAGAAGATGTGGTTGCCTCTAGCAGAGAGGATACATTTGCAGCCGAGATGAGGCCCAATCCCAATCGCTACACAGACTGTGCGGCTCAATCCGAAATAATCCACTCTGAAAAGGTCCTTGAAACAGAAGATGAGAAGCAAATCTTTCAGTTGCATCACGGCAGCCTCTATGGAAACGCTGAAGGAGAAGAAGGCAAGAAATTCGATTTCCAAGTTGAGACAGGGCCCTTTGTTCCCCAGGACTTGGCCGAAAGCCAATACGGGATCTTTGGAACAGAAGACACCAAGAACGCGCCTGCCACAGAGGCTGAGTTGGAACAATTTGCGAGGGACGCTGGCGTTGTGGCCGATCGGGACGGGGCCAGGGATGGTAACTCTGTCGAAGTGATGCTGCACTTCAGCCCACCTACACTGGAAGACGAGGCTTCAAGCGAACTGGTCTGTTCCGACGAGGAGGTAAAAGGCAAAGAAAATAAGTTTGCGATGCCTGGAGCAGGCATTGTGATTATGATCACCGAAGCTGAGGACTACCCGGATGAAGGGGAACCCAGCTTTGTCTGTGAACCTTTTTCTTTTCCGCAAGCCGGCAAAcagaaagggaagaagaaaacaagcagAGGTCTTGATTCTGGTGCAGGGGGTTGCAGCAAACCCTGCTCCAACTTCCCGTTGTCCTTTGGCGCCAACGGCCAGGAGCACCGGACTCCGGAGCAGCACGAGGTGCTTCTGATCGAAACGGCCGCGTCGCTCGTGAAGGCGGCCATTCAGTCGTCCATCGAACAGCTCATTAATGAAATGGCCTTGGAGCAAAATCAACaaaacagcttcctatga